The Thermodesulfobacteriota bacterium sequence CAGGAGATATGGCGGGAGAAGCTCCGTACCGCTCAAGTAAAAAAGAGGGGGCATAAAAGCCCCGGGCAGTACCCCGGCAAGCCACCCACTCCCCACTCCCCCCTCCCCCCCCTCCCCGGTATGCTTCAGGATAGCGCCGTTATACTCCCACCGGGCAAGGACGGTAACCAGTAAGGTCGCCAGAGAGAGCCAGAACGCGGACGTGTAGAGGACTATGCAGACGACTACCGGGATTAGGACGAGACCGGCCAGTACTCTTTTCAGAACTACCCTCCCTCAAAGGCGGTTAAAAGGTTATCAGTTACCCGTGGTCAGTTACCCGTTAACTGATAATCGACCACTGATAACCGATAACCGGCCACTGATACCCGCCCACCGGTAACTACCCGACCGCACCCACGAGTTGTTCGCCGGTAAGGCCGAACCTTCGCTCCCTGGTCTGGAAGTCCTTTATGGCCGCTACCAGGTCGCCCCTGGTGAAGTCCGGCCACAGGACGTCGGTTACGTGAATCTCGGTGTAGGCCATCTGCCAGAGCAGGAAGTTCGATATCCTGCTCTCCCCGCTCGTCCTTATAAGGAGGTCAGGGTCCGGCGTCCCGGCGGTATAGAGGTGGTCCTGGAAGGTTTTAACGGTTATATCTTCGGGGGCGAGCTTGCCTTCCTTCACCAGCCTCGCGACGGACGTGCAGGCATCGACAACCTCTTCCCTTCCGCTGTAGCTCAAGGCCAGCTGGAGCACCATACCGTCGCACCCGCCGGTCTTTTCCTCGGCCTCGCTTACGACGTCCCTTACGCTCCGGGGCAGTTCGTCGATCTTGCCCACCGCGCGGAAACGGATGTTGTTATCCACCATCTTCCGTATCTCGCGCCTTATGTGCTCCTCGAGGAGGGCCATGAGTGTCTTGACCTCCACGGCCGGCCGGTTCCAGTT is a genomic window containing:
- a CDS encoding isoprenyl transferase; translation: MDNIPPDKLPTHIAIIMDGNGRWAEKKRLSRINGHRKGIEVVRDVIEFSREIGIRYLTLYTFSRENWNRPAVEVKTLMALLEEHIRREIRKMVDNNIRFRAVGKIDELPRSVRDVVSEAEEKTGGCDGMVLQLALSYSGREEVVDACTSVARLVKEGKLAPEDITVKTFQDHLYTAGTPDPDLLIRTSGESRISNFLLWQMAYTEIHVTDVLWPDFTRGDLVAAIKDFQTRERRFGLTGEQLVGAVG